In Streptomyces longhuiensis, the following proteins share a genomic window:
- a CDS encoding GbsR/MarR family transcriptional regulator, translating into MSATKDGDGGAGTNRDGGEAAVSRFVERFAAEMTEAGMQRMASRVFASLLASDESALTSAELSERLQISPAAVSGAVRYLTQAGMVGREREPGSRRDRYRLHNDLWFETFTRRDQLLARWEKVLRDGVESLGPDSPAGLRLAETAAFMQFLDSELKGLMTRWHAHRETLDLGPRS; encoded by the coding sequence ATGAGCGCGACGAAGGACGGCGACGGCGGCGCCGGGACCAACCGGGACGGCGGTGAGGCGGCGGTGTCACGCTTCGTGGAACGGTTCGCCGCGGAGATGACCGAGGCCGGGATGCAGCGGATGGCCTCCCGCGTCTTCGCCTCGCTGCTCGCCTCCGACGAGAGCGCGCTGACCTCCGCCGAGCTCTCCGAGAGGCTGCAGATCAGCCCGGCGGCGGTGTCCGGGGCGGTGCGCTATCTGACGCAGGCGGGCATGGTCGGCCGCGAGCGGGAGCCCGGCTCGCGCCGCGACCGCTACCGGCTGCACAACGACCTGTGGTTCGAGACGTTCACCCGCCGCGACCAGCTCCTCGCGCGCTGGGAGAAGGTCCTGCGCGACGGGGTGGAATCCCTGGGCCCGGACAGCCCCGCGGGTCTGCGGCTCGCGGAGACCGCGGCGTTCATGCAGTTCCTGGACAGCGAGCTGAAGGGCCTGATGACGCGCTGGCACGCGCACCGCGAGACGCTCGACCTCGGCCCCCGGAGCTGA
- a CDS encoding adenylosuccinate synthase, whose protein sequence is MPALVLLGAQWGDEGKGKATDLLGGSVDYVVRYQGGNNAGHTVVVGDQKYALHLLPSGILSPECTPVIGNGVVVDPSVLLSELSGLNERGVDTSKLLLSGNAHIITPYNVTVDKVTERFLGKRKIGTTGRGIGPTYADKINRVGIRVQDLYDESILTQKVEAALEGKNQLLTKVFNRRAIEAEQVVEELLGYAEQIKGYVADTTLILNKALDDDKVVLFEGGQGTLLDIDHGTYPFVTSSNPTAGGACTGAGVGPTKISRVIGILKAYTTRVGAGPFPTELFDEDGEALRRIGGERGVTTGRDRRCGWFDAVIARYATRVNGLTDFFLTKLDVLTGWEQIPVCVAYEIDGKRVEELPYSQTDFHHAKPVYEYLPGWSEDITKAKTFSDLPKNAQAYVKALEEMSGAPISAIGVGPGRTETIEVNSFL, encoded by the coding sequence GTGCCCGCACTTGTGCTGCTCGGTGCTCAGTGGGGTGACGAAGGCAAGGGAAAGGCCACCGACCTGCTCGGTGGATCCGTGGACTATGTGGTGCGCTACCAGGGCGGCAACAACGCCGGTCACACGGTCGTCGTAGGCGACCAGAAGTATGCGCTCCACCTCCTCCCTTCCGGGATCCTCTCGCCGGAGTGCACGCCGGTCATCGGAAACGGTGTCGTCGTCGACCCGTCGGTCCTGCTCTCCGAGCTGAGTGGACTGAACGAGCGCGGCGTCGACACATCGAAGCTGCTGCTCAGCGGCAACGCGCACATCATCACGCCGTACAACGTGACCGTCGACAAGGTGACGGAACGCTTCCTCGGCAAGCGCAAGATCGGCACCACCGGCCGCGGTATCGGACCGACCTACGCGGACAAGATCAACCGCGTCGGCATCCGCGTCCAGGACCTCTACGACGAGTCGATCCTCACCCAGAAGGTCGAAGCGGCGCTCGAGGGCAAGAACCAGCTCCTCACCAAGGTCTTCAACCGGCGCGCCATCGAGGCGGAGCAGGTCGTCGAGGAGCTGCTCGGCTACGCGGAGCAGATCAAGGGCTACGTCGCCGACACCACCCTGATCCTGAACAAGGCCCTCGACGACGACAAGGTCGTCCTCTTCGAGGGTGGCCAGGGCACGCTGCTCGACATCGACCACGGCACGTATCCCTTCGTGACGTCGTCGAACCCGACCGCGGGCGGCGCCTGCACGGGTGCGGGCGTCGGCCCGACGAAGATCAGCCGCGTCATCGGCATCCTCAAGGCGTACACGACGCGTGTCGGCGCGGGCCCGTTCCCGACCGAGCTGTTCGACGAGGACGGCGAGGCGCTGCGCCGCATCGGCGGCGAGCGCGGTGTCACCACCGGCCGTGACCGCCGCTGCGGCTGGTTCGACGCGGTCATCGCCCGCTACGCGACCCGCGTGAACGGCCTGACGGACTTCTTCCTCACCAAGCTGGACGTGCTCACGGGCTGGGAGCAGATCCCGGTCTGCGTCGCCTACGAGATCGACGGCAAGCGCGTCGAGGAACTCCCGTACTCGCAGACCGACTTCCACCACGCGAAGCCGGTGTACGAGTACCTGCCGGGCTGGTCCGAGGACATCACCAAGGCCAAGACCTTCTCCGACCTGCCGAAGAACGCGCAGGCGTACGTGAAGGCCCTGGAGGAGATGTCGGGCGCCCCGATCTCCGCGATCGGCGTCGGCCCCGGCCGCACCGAGACCATCGAGGTCAACTCGTTCCTCTAG
- a CDS encoding FG-GAP and VCBS repeat-containing protein: MPKHKRTPAVRPGRGRIAAATAAAAALTGGLVSLSAGAASATPGASATQPHEADFNLDGYPDVAVSSPEASVGGHAKAGQITVFYGSANGISAAKRATLTQSSTGVPGTPESGDLFGYVTSPGDFNRDGFTDLAVGTPYEDMPGDTDGGTVTVLWGSSGGLKGGTTIADPAPTSHDRFGFDVAAGDFDGDGKTDLVTADSSKSVRVFKGGIAKSGTVGSVTAVTTPVRATSPYHLRKLTAGDVNADGKDDLVVSGNNATSDGDYLANYYLPGTASGPSATATALPGGVISDIGDINGDGFGDVVTGLTSDSSNSEEQPGTSTGGDIHVTYGSATGPDGGTTVISQDTAGVPGTGEASDLFGWEVSVGDINGDGLSDIAVGTIAEDGAASGSGDSGAVTVLYGSASGVTGTGAQTFTQDTAGVPGTSEYKDAFGTDVLLSDFNADGRSDLAVGVSGENEGNGAVTVLKSSGGRITTTGAVSLSPSAVGVSTAGTPQFGSVFGG; encoded by the coding sequence ATGCCGAAGCACAAGCGCACCCCCGCCGTCAGACCGGGCCGTGGCCGCATAGCGGCCGCGACGGCCGCCGCGGCCGCACTCACCGGAGGCCTCGTCTCCCTGTCGGCCGGCGCCGCGTCGGCGACGCCCGGCGCCTCCGCCACCCAGCCGCACGAGGCCGACTTCAACCTCGACGGCTACCCGGACGTCGCCGTCTCCTCTCCCGAGGCATCCGTCGGCGGCCACGCGAAGGCCGGGCAGATCACGGTGTTCTACGGCTCGGCGAACGGGATCAGCGCCGCGAAGCGCGCCACCCTCACCCAGAGTTCCACGGGCGTGCCGGGCACTCCCGAGTCCGGCGACCTCTTCGGATACGTCACCTCACCGGGCGACTTCAACCGTGACGGCTTCACCGACCTCGCCGTGGGCACCCCGTACGAGGACATGCCCGGCGACACCGACGGTGGGACCGTCACCGTCCTGTGGGGCTCCTCCGGAGGGCTGAAGGGCGGCACCACCATCGCGGACCCGGCGCCCACGAGCCACGACCGGTTCGGCTTCGACGTCGCGGCGGGCGACTTCGACGGCGACGGGAAGACCGACCTCGTGACGGCGGACAGCAGCAAGTCCGTCCGCGTCTTCAAGGGCGGCATCGCCAAGTCGGGCACGGTGGGCTCGGTCACCGCCGTCACCACCCCGGTGCGGGCGACCAGCCCGTACCACCTGCGCAAGCTCACGGCCGGCGACGTGAACGCCGACGGCAAGGACGACCTCGTCGTCAGCGGCAACAACGCCACCAGTGACGGCGACTACCTCGCCAACTACTACCTGCCCGGCACGGCGTCCGGCCCGTCCGCCACCGCCACCGCGCTGCCGGGTGGCGTGATCAGCGACATCGGTGACATCAACGGCGACGGCTTCGGCGACGTGGTCACCGGCCTGACCTCCGACTCCTCCAACTCCGAGGAGCAGCCCGGCACGTCCACCGGTGGCGACATCCACGTCACGTACGGCTCCGCCACCGGACCCGACGGCGGCACCACCGTGATCTCCCAGGACACCGCGGGCGTCCCCGGCACCGGTGAGGCGTCGGACCTGTTCGGCTGGGAGGTCAGCGTCGGCGACATCAACGGCGACGGCCTCTCCGACATCGCCGTCGGCACCATCGCCGAGGACGGCGCGGCCTCGGGATCGGGCGACAGCGGCGCCGTGACCGTCCTGTACGGCTCGGCCTCGGGCGTCACGGGAACCGGCGCCCAGACGTTCACCCAGGACACGGCGGGCGTCCCGGGCACCAGCGAGTACAAGGACGCGTTCGGCACCGACGTCCTGCTGTCGGACTTCAACGCCGACGGCAGGTCGGACCTGGCCGTCGGAGTCAGCGGCGAGAACGAGGGCAACGGCGCGGTCACCGTCCTCAAGTCCAGCGGCGGCAGGATCACCACGACGGGCGCGGTGTCGCTCTCGCCCTCGGCGGTGGGCGTGTCCACGGCCGGCACACCGCAGTTCGGCTCGGTCTTCGGAGGCTGA
- a CDS encoding ABC transporter permease, with translation MTAAAADTRFAPRAAGARQLAGTGVLLRLALRRDRVMIPVWVAVILMMVLSMPGSLKSVYSTAAERADLAQSMATNSSMRALYGPVFADSIGGLTAWRIGVYGGLFAAIMSLLIVVRHTRDEEESGRQELVSSAMVGRRAPLTAALLAALVADAAVALLVAGGLAFQGGGGALALGLAIAGTGMVFATMAAIVAQLTESARLAKGLTSAVLGLAFVLRAAGDSGTADGSSVLTWLSPLGWLENTRAFADERWWVLLLFVAGVAAQGAAAYGLAGRRDIGMSFLPSRPGPASGRLGTAGALAWRLQRGSVFGWSAGFLVAGIAFGGMTQGATDLVGDNQKTRDIIERMGGQSGVTDAFLATMVGMLGMVAALYIVSSVLRLSGEETSQRAEPVLAAAVGRLRWAAGHLAVAFGGAALIMVLGGLGLGIGYGKDFGPVLAACLTQLAAIWVIGGLAVLLFGVFPRAAVAAWAVAGIALLIGWIGPAFELPQPVMNLSPFGHLPKLPGGEMAWTPVLTLLAIAVVFVAAGLTGLRRRDLSN, from the coding sequence ATGACCGCCGCCGCGGCCGACACGCGATTCGCCCCCCGTGCTGCCGGAGCGCGCCAACTCGCGGGTACGGGCGTCCTGTTGAGGCTCGCGCTGCGCCGCGACCGCGTCATGATCCCCGTCTGGGTCGCCGTCATCCTCATGATGGTCCTGTCGATGCCGGGCTCGCTGAAGAGCGTGTACAGCACCGCCGCCGAGCGCGCCGACCTCGCGCAGTCGATGGCCACGAACAGCTCGATGCGCGCCCTGTACGGACCGGTCTTCGCCGACTCGATCGGCGGACTCACCGCGTGGCGCATCGGCGTCTACGGCGGGCTGTTCGCCGCCATCATGAGCCTGCTCATCGTCGTACGGCACACCCGTGACGAGGAGGAGAGCGGGCGGCAGGAACTGGTGTCGTCGGCGATGGTGGGGCGGCGCGCCCCGCTGACCGCCGCGCTGCTCGCGGCGCTCGTCGCCGACGCGGCCGTCGCCCTGCTGGTCGCGGGCGGCCTCGCCTTCCAAGGCGGCGGCGGGGCACTGGCGTTGGGGCTCGCCATCGCGGGGACCGGCATGGTGTTTGCCACGATGGCGGCGATCGTCGCGCAGCTCACGGAGAGCGCGCGCCTCGCCAAGGGACTCACGTCGGCGGTGCTCGGCCTCGCGTTCGTGCTGCGCGCGGCCGGGGACTCGGGGACGGCGGACGGTTCGTCCGTACTGACCTGGCTGTCGCCGCTCGGCTGGCTGGAGAACACCCGGGCGTTCGCGGACGAACGCTGGTGGGTGTTGCTCCTGTTCGTGGCGGGCGTCGCCGCGCAGGGGGCGGCCGCGTACGGGCTCGCCGGGCGGCGCGACATCGGGATGAGCTTCCTGCCGAGCCGCCCCGGACCCGCCTCGGGCCGGCTCGGCACGGCGGGCGCGCTCGCGTGGCGGCTCCAGCGCGGCAGCGTGTTCGGGTGGAGCGCCGGGTTCCTCGTCGCCGGCATCGCGTTCGGCGGGATGACTCAGGGCGCGACGGACCTCGTCGGCGACAACCAGAAGACGCGGGACATCATCGAGCGGATGGGCGGCCAGTCCGGTGTCACGGACGCGTTCCTCGCCACGATGGTCGGCATGCTCGGCATGGTCGCCGCGCTCTACATCGTCTCGTCGGTGCTCCGGCTCAGCGGCGAGGAGACCTCGCAGCGCGCCGAGCCGGTCCTCGCGGCCGCGGTCGGCCGGCTGCGGTGGGCGGCGGGCCATCTGGCCGTCGCGTTCGGCGGGGCCGCGCTGATCATGGTGCTCGGCGGCCTCGGCCTCGGGATCGGCTACGGCAAGGACTTCGGCCCCGTCCTGGCCGCCTGCCTCACGCAGCTCGCCGCGATCTGGGTCATCGGCGGCCTCGCGGTGCTGCTGTTCGGCGTGTTCCCGAGGGCGGCGGTGGCGGCCTGGGCGGTCGCGGGCATCGCCCTCCTGATCGGCTGGATCGGCCCGGCGTTCGAGCTCCCGCAGCCGGTCATGAACCTCTCCCCGTTCGGCCACCTGCCGAAGCTGCCGGGCGGCGAGATGGCGTGGACCCCGGTCCTGACCCTGCTGGCGATCGCGGTGGTCTTCGTCGCGGCGGGCCTGACGGGCCTGCGCCGCCGGGACCTGTCGAACTGA
- a CDS encoding sensor histidine kinase: MTETQTQTQTMPTGAKSRSPEYRLAAGALSGLRQDLFKDPFAYRPLPPWSPDGPLIGRLPERVRRYAVWTPHAVVLGAALFTLLIAFAVGDSMGGDVIHALSGFVPALAVAMTLIRPVGAWWISLVSTPFVAVMGGDGFGAPWAPAGFFAHLVVMTVVAARTRPRTAAWMWACTAAFGFFASVFWYSLDSDTAPMLVVSALTLLVTTSVHIRREAKVEMTAQRQVTAVERDRRTLLEERTNIARELHDVVAHHMSVVAIQAEAAPYRVENPPPELEQAFVTIRENAVAALTELRRVLGVVRVESAEWSAAPDAPQPTLADLGRLLENVREAGLRVGQTVTGAVRDLPQGVELSAYRIVQEALSNALRHAPGAEARVEVSYVLGGLGLRIVNGPPTGLVKPSPGAGHGITGMRERIAMLSGEMTAGPTADGGYEVAAFVPVAAPEPEATTETDRS, encoded by the coding sequence GTGACCGAGACCCAGACCCAGACCCAGACGATGCCGACGGGGGCCAAGAGCCGCAGCCCCGAGTACCGTCTCGCCGCCGGCGCGCTGAGCGGCCTGCGGCAGGACCTGTTCAAGGATCCCTTCGCCTACCGTCCGCTGCCGCCGTGGTCGCCGGACGGCCCGCTGATCGGGCGGCTGCCGGAGCGGGTGCGCCGCTACGCGGTGTGGACACCGCACGCCGTGGTCCTGGGCGCCGCCCTGTTCACGCTGCTGATCGCGTTCGCCGTCGGCGACTCGATGGGCGGCGACGTGATCCACGCGCTGTCCGGCTTCGTCCCGGCGCTCGCCGTGGCGATGACGCTGATCAGGCCGGTCGGGGCGTGGTGGATATCCCTCGTGTCGACGCCGTTCGTCGCGGTCATGGGAGGGGACGGGTTCGGCGCCCCGTGGGCGCCCGCCGGGTTCTTCGCGCACCTCGTCGTGATGACGGTGGTCGCGGCCAGGACCCGGCCCCGCACGGCGGCCTGGATGTGGGCGTGCACGGCCGCCTTCGGCTTCTTCGCGTCGGTCTTCTGGTACAGCCTGGACTCGGACACCGCCCCGATGCTCGTCGTCTCCGCGCTCACGCTCCTCGTCACCACGTCGGTGCACATCAGGCGTGAGGCGAAGGTGGAGATGACCGCGCAGCGCCAGGTCACGGCGGTGGAGCGGGACAGGCGCACGCTCCTGGAGGAGCGCACGAACATCGCCCGCGAACTCCACGACGTGGTCGCGCACCACATGTCGGTCGTCGCGATCCAGGCCGAGGCCGCGCCCTACCGCGTGGAGAACCCGCCCCCGGAGCTGGAGCAGGCCTTCGTCACGATCCGCGAGAACGCGGTGGCGGCACTCACCGAGCTGCGCCGCGTCCTCGGCGTCGTACGGGTCGAGTCCGCCGAGTGGTCTGCGGCGCCCGACGCCCCGCAGCCGACGCTCGCCGACCTCGGCCGGCTCCTGGAGAACGTGCGGGAGGCCGGGCTCCGGGTCGGGCAGACGGTCACCGGCGCGGTCCGCGACCTGCCGCAGGGCGTCGAGCTGTCGGCGTACCGCATCGTGCAGGAGGCGCTGAGCAACGCGCTGCGGCACGCGCCCGGCGCCGAGGCGCGCGTCGAGGTGTCGTACGTCCTCGGGGGGCTGGGCCTGCGCATCGTGAACGGCCCGCCGACGGGTCTGGTCAAGCCCTCGCCGGGCGCGGGCCACGGGATCACGGGCATGCGGGAGCGCATCGCGATGCTGAGCGGCGAGATGACGGCGGGGCCCACGGCGGACGGCGGCTACGAGGTGGCGGCGTTCGTGCCGGTGGCCGCGCCGGAGCCGGAGGCGACGACGGAGACGGACCGGTCGTGA
- a CDS encoding acylglycerol kinase family protein, whose translation MAAFDQLLVVVDPVARRADGESVRIAKDVLGAGATVKVCLPDGPEEFAKALVRRGSRRPVVIGDDRALLRAVALLHRERELAGSVLSFVPVGASLSLARSLGVPTDAVAAARAALEGVARRLDLLVDDSDGVVLGDLRIPPVAHPAALGSDPAHHWLRTCQSLVRTLAARPPRMTAPAPGPQRLRVEADGVTLVDLDRPVEGVSVAPDTAGRASVEVRPSSVGAEAAPLRVLAHSVTVSGPDFRYRADQVVGGPVRTRTWTVRAGAWGLTLPE comes from the coding sequence GTGGCGGCTTTTGACCAGCTACTGGTGGTCGTCGATCCGGTCGCCCGGCGTGCGGACGGCGAGTCGGTACGCATCGCGAAGGACGTGCTCGGCGCCGGTGCGACGGTGAAGGTGTGCCTGCCGGACGGGCCGGAGGAGTTCGCGAAGGCGCTGGTCAGAAGGGGTTCCCGGCGGCCCGTGGTGATCGGCGACGACCGGGCGCTGCTGCGCGCGGTGGCGCTGCTGCACCGCGAGCGCGAGCTGGCGGGTTCCGTTCTCTCGTTCGTTCCGGTCGGCGCGAGTCTGTCGCTGGCGCGCTCCCTCGGCGTGCCGACCGACGCGGTGGCGGCGGCGCGGGCGGCCCTGGAGGGCGTCGCGCGGCGGCTCGATCTGCTCGTCGACGACTCCGACGGGGTGGTGCTCGGGGATCTGCGGATCCCGCCAGTGGCGCACCCGGCGGCGCTGGGCTCCGACCCCGCGCACCACTGGCTGCGCACCTGCCAGTCCCTCGTCCGCACGCTCGCGGCGCGCCCGCCGCGCATGACGGCGCCCGCGCCCGGGCCGCAGCGGCTGCGGGTCGAGGCGGACGGGGTGACGCTGGTCGATCTGGACCGGCCGGTCGAGGGCGTGAGCGTGGCCCCGGACACGGCGGGCCGGGCCAGCGTCGAGGTGAGGCCGTCCTCGGTGGGCGCGGAGGCGGCGCCCCTGCGGGTCCTCGCGCACTCGGTGACGGTGTCGGGCCCGGACTTCCGCTACCGCGCGGACCAGGTGGTGGGCGGCCCCGTACGCACCCGCACGTGGACGGTACGGGCGGGTGCGTGGGGGCTGACACTGCCGGAGTGA
- a CDS encoding ABC transporter ATP-binding protein, whose protein sequence is MTKAMTVSGLHKSFGKTHALDGLDLDVEAGEVHGFLGPNGAGKSTTIRVLLGLLRADSGAVQLLGGDPWADAVALHRKVAYVPGDVTLWRNLSGGEVIDLYGRLRGGLDKARRADLIERFELDPTKKGRTYSKGNRQKVALVAAFASDVDVLILDEPTSGLDPLMEEVFQEYVKEAARERGQTVLLSSHILSEVESLCDRISIIRKGRTVETGSLSELRHLTRTSVTAELASAPDGLAQLPGVHDLDVQGLRVKLQVDSDKLDAVLRSLTGSGVRSLASTPPTLEELFLRHYQADGADGADGTEGARTAEGAVSR, encoded by the coding sequence ATGACGAAGGCAATGACCGTCTCCGGACTGCACAAGTCGTTCGGCAAGACGCACGCTCTGGACGGCCTCGACCTGGACGTCGAGGCCGGCGAGGTGCACGGCTTCCTCGGCCCCAACGGCGCCGGGAAGTCCACCACCATCCGCGTCCTGCTCGGCCTGCTGCGCGCCGACTCCGGCGCGGTGCAGCTGCTCGGCGGCGACCCCTGGGCCGATGCCGTCGCCCTGCACCGCAAGGTCGCGTACGTGCCGGGCGACGTCACGCTGTGGCGCAACCTCAGCGGTGGCGAGGTCATCGACCTCTACGGGCGGCTGCGCGGAGGCCTCGACAAGGCGCGCCGGGCGGACCTGATCGAGCGGTTCGAGCTCGACCCGACCAAGAAGGGCCGCACCTACTCCAAGGGCAACCGGCAGAAGGTCGCCCTGGTCGCCGCGTTCGCCTCCGACGTGGACGTCCTCATCCTCGACGAGCCGACCTCCGGCCTCGACCCGCTGATGGAGGAGGTCTTCCAGGAGTACGTCAAGGAGGCCGCCCGCGAGCGGGGCCAGACCGTGCTGCTGTCGTCGCACATCCTCAGCGAGGTCGAGTCGCTCTGCGACCGGATCAGCATCATCCGCAAGGGCCGTACCGTCGAGACCGGGTCGCTCAGCGAGCTGCGGCACCTGACCCGCACCAGCGTCACCGCGGAACTCGCCTCCGCGCCCGATGGACTCGCCCAGCTCCCCGGCGTGCACGACCTGGACGTCCAGGGCCTGCGCGTCAAGCTCCAGGTCGACAGCGACAAGCTCGACGCGGTGCTCCGCTCGCTCACCGGCTCCGGCGTGCGGTCGCTCGCCAGCACCCCGCCCACGCTGGAGGAGCTGTTCCTGCGGCATTACCAGGCGGACGGTGCGGACGGCGCCGACGGGACCGAGGGCGCCCGCACCGCCGAAGGGGCGGTGTCGCGATGA
- a CDS encoding response regulator transcription factor → MTIRVLIADDQMMVREGFSVLLNAMPDIEVVGEAVNGREAIARVRELSPDVVLMDIRMPELNGIEATREIAAMDGGAKVLVLTTFDLDEYVYQALRAGASGFLLKDASARQLADGVRVVAQGEALLAPSVTRRLITEFSKLSEIPKLPAVANPGAFGELTERETEVLVLIAQGLSNAEIAERLVVAESTIKTHVSRVLVKLGLRDRTQAAVFAYEARLVKPA, encoded by the coding sequence ATGACCATCCGTGTACTGATCGCCGACGACCAGATGATGGTCCGCGAGGGCTTCTCGGTGCTGCTCAACGCGATGCCCGACATCGAGGTCGTCGGCGAGGCGGTCAACGGCCGCGAGGCGATCGCCCGGGTCCGTGAGCTCTCCCCGGACGTCGTCCTCATGGACATCCGCATGCCGGAGCTGAACGGCATCGAGGCCACCCGCGAGATCGCCGCGATGGACGGCGGCGCGAAGGTGCTGGTCCTGACCACCTTCGACCTCGACGAGTACGTCTACCAGGCCCTGCGCGCCGGTGCCTCCGGCTTCCTCCTCAAGGACGCCTCGGCCCGCCAACTGGCCGACGGCGTAAGGGTGGTGGCCCAGGGTGAGGCGCTCCTCGCCCCCTCGGTCACCCGCCGCCTGATCACGGAGTTCTCCAAGCTGTCCGAGATCCCGAAGCTGCCTGCGGTGGCGAACCCGGGGGCGTTCGGCGAGCTGACGGAGCGCGAGACGGAGGTGCTCGTACTGATCGCCCAGGGCCTGTCGAACGCGGAGATCGCCGAACGGCTGGTCGTCGCCGAGTCGACCATCAAGACCCACGTCAGCCGGGTCCTCGTGAAGCTGGGCCTGCGCGACCGCACCCAGGCGGCGGTCTTCGCGTACGAGGCGCGGCTGGTCAAGCCCGCGTAG
- a CDS encoding substrate-binding domain-containing protein: MSWFDVDVVMGGAGVLIGIASIAAPVWIDRRAPRRKRIGYRKQMDTVIGGSNRAGASNVRLGLFDEMPEMSDATLVLLRIENDGSVPIGRDDYTDSSPHHGLTAVFEDRTVRGVAVTLQPEAEHLMGHFDQGPGLVSSGSALRIPRVPLNPGAYYKLLVLLTGGPVDSDTTVQGDVEGGELHENHSVTPDEKPPVFGLWARRVTGLLSAFVIALAALALWPDTPPPPDYCEKGTLTVTGSTAFAPVAEELKQKYEEHCPDVTITVSAHGSQSGVRELALGGARGTGAAGQPAKGSPAVVAFSDGPRPASYTQLSENHVAVSLFTLVVNDRIRLRNLRVADVRRLYRGEIRSWAQLGGPDLPVVLVSRTSGSGTRRALQDRVLAGGEEPRTSSDDCTNRTVRSVPVLRCELDSTDQVLDAVARIPGALGYSELRAATELKGLHRLSLDGHAPDVDHIESSGYPYREIEFAYTYGRPPADSLASSFLAYAIRGPGQDVIRTHGHLPCGTPMGLRICGNG, from the coding sequence ATGAGCTGGTTCGATGTCGACGTCGTCATGGGTGGCGCCGGTGTGCTCATCGGCATCGCGTCCATCGCCGCTCCCGTGTGGATCGACCGCCGCGCGCCGCGCCGCAAACGCATCGGCTACCGCAAGCAGATGGACACCGTCATAGGCGGCAGCAACCGCGCGGGCGCCAGCAACGTACGGCTCGGACTCTTCGACGAGATGCCCGAGATGTCCGACGCGACGCTCGTCCTGCTGCGCATCGAGAACGACGGCTCGGTGCCCATCGGCCGGGACGACTACACGGACTCGTCACCGCACCACGGCCTGACCGCCGTGTTCGAGGACCGCACCGTCCGGGGCGTGGCCGTCACGCTGCAGCCCGAGGCCGAGCACCTGATGGGCCATTTCGACCAGGGTCCGGGACTGGTCAGTTCGGGCAGCGCGCTGCGCATCCCGCGGGTGCCGCTCAACCCCGGCGCGTACTACAAGCTCCTCGTTCTGCTCACCGGCGGACCGGTCGACAGCGACACCACCGTCCAGGGGGATGTCGAGGGCGGTGAGCTGCACGAGAACCACAGCGTCACGCCCGACGAGAAGCCCCCCGTGTTCGGCCTCTGGGCCCGCCGGGTGACCGGCCTCCTGAGCGCCTTCGTCATCGCGCTCGCGGCCCTCGCCCTGTGGCCCGACACTCCACCGCCGCCCGACTACTGCGAGAAGGGCACGCTCACGGTCACCGGCTCGACGGCGTTCGCGCCGGTCGCCGAGGAGCTGAAGCAGAAGTACGAGGAGCACTGCCCGGACGTGACGATCACGGTCAGCGCCCACGGCAGCCAGTCCGGCGTACGGGAACTCGCCCTCGGCGGCGCGCGGGGAACCGGGGCCGCCGGGCAGCCGGCCAAGGGGTCACCGGCCGTGGTCGCCTTCTCCGACGGGCCGCGCCCCGCGAGCTACACGCAGCTCAGCGAGAACCACGTCGCCGTCTCCCTCTTCACTCTCGTCGTCAACGACCGGATCCGGCTCAGGAACCTGCGGGTCGCCGACGTACGGCGCCTCTACCGCGGCGAGATCCGCTCCTGGGCCCAGCTCGGCGGCCCCGACCTGCCCGTCGTCCTGGTCAGCCGCACCTCGGGCTCCGGCACCCGCCGCGCGCTCCAGGACCGGGTCCTCGCCGGCGGCGAGGAGCCCCGCACCTCGTCGGACGACTGCACCAACCGGACGGTGCGGTCGGTACCCGTACTGCGCTGCGAACTCGACTCCACCGACCAGGTCCTGGACGCCGTCGCCCGGATCCCCGGAGCGCTCGGCTACAGCGAACTGCGCGCCGCCACCGAGCTGAAGGGCCTGCACCGCCTCTCCCTCGACGGCCACGCGCCGGACGTCGACCACATCGAGTCGAGCGGCTACCCGTACCGCGAGATCGAGTTCGCCTACACCTACGGGCGCCCGCCCGCCGACTCCCTCGCCTCCAGCTTCCTGGCCTACGCGATCCGCGGCCCCGGCCAGGACGTCATCCGCACCCACGGCCATCTGCCGTGCGGGACGCCCATGGGGCTGCGGATCTGCGGAAACGGGTGA